The Drosophila mauritiana strain mau12 chromosome 2R, ASM438214v1, whole genome shotgun sequence genome has a segment encoding these proteins:
- the LOC117135751 gene encoding 5-formyltetrahydrofolate cyclo-ligase has protein sequence METVRTGSRECAVDDPAAGMAATIQNSLKVALRKRMKDAVKDIDADAIARQSQAVTAKVLQSEIFRQAQRVSIYLSTASELDTTALLSEMFRLEKMVFVPTYEGRRMKMVRLRGMDEYESLPLTKWNIKQPDFKEAREDAMTNGHGIDLFIVPGVAFTRCGARMGHGMGYYDKFLKQHAEKYPHKKISLMALSLNEQIVSNEELPMESHDVRLHSVITEN, from the exons ATGGAAACAGTTCGCACCGGTTCGCGCGAGTGTGCAGTAGATGATCCAGCAGCAGGAATGGCGGCCACGATCCAGAACAGCCTGAAGGTGGCGCTGCGAAAGCGCATGAAGGATGCAGTGAAGGACATCGACGCGGATGCCATCGCCCGGCAGTCGCAGGCCGTCACGGCTAAG GTGCTGCAAAGCGAGATCTTCCGGCAGGCGCAGCGGGTGAGCATTTACCTGAGCACCGCCTCGGAGCTGGACACCACGGCGCTGCTGTCGGAGATGTTCCGCCTGGAGAAGATGGTCTTCGTGCCCACCTACGAGGGCAGGAGGATGAAGATGGTGCGGCTGCGCGGCATGGACGAGTACGAGAGCCTGCCTCTGACCAAGTGGAACATTAAGCAGCCGGACTTCAAGGAGGCACGCGAGGATGCCATGACCAACG GGCACGGCATCGATCTCTTCATCGTGCCCGGCGTGGCCTTCACCCGCTGCGGAGCTCGGATGGGCCATGGCATGGGCTACTACGACAAGTTCCTCAAGCAGCACGCGGAGAAGTATCCGCACAAGAAGATCTCGCTGATGGCGCTGTCGCTCAACGAGCAGATAGTCAGCAACGAGGAGCTGCCCATGGAGTCGCACGACGTCCGTTTGCACAGTGTAATTACGGAAAACTAA
- the LOC117135753 gene encoding ATPase inhibitor A, mitochondrial: MFTLRRFSQRWYPKQIQHLKMSQIGELGSGAGKGGGGGGSIREAGGSFGKIEAAREEEFFYKQQKEQLKNLKTKTESKAPEAPKK; this comes from the exons ATGTTTACATTGCGCCGATTCAGTCAGCGCTGGTATCCCAAGCAGATTCA GCACTTGAAGATGTCGCAGATCGGAGAACTGGGCAGTGGAGCCGGCAAGGGGGGCGGCGGAGGCGGATCCATCCGGGAGGCGGGCGGTTCCTTTGGCAAAATAGAGGCTGCTCGCGAGGAGGAGTTCTTCTACAAGCAG caAAAGGAGCAGCTGAAGAACCTGAAGACCAAGACGGAGTCTAAGGCACCAGAGGCTCCCAAGAAGTGA
- the LOC117136838 gene encoding protein TEX261, which produces MAFLYLLGWVSLAIQIVFLTLSIVAGLYYLAELAEEYTTAARKCILFLISFTIFVYILLLLFEDLPWSLILCGLVAQGFHLGIMSGFPFVRLLSLPLLGSLAMLVVNHFLAFKHFTTVYVPFTQVLAYFTICLWIVPFALFVSLSANDSVLPTTVSDQSRRSPDVVSNYFSRNKKQGLLSLFQYLKEALLPGRTKKAF; this is translated from the exons ATGGCCTTCCTGTACCTGCTGGGATGGGTCTCGCTGGCCATACAGATCGTGTTCCTCACCCTGTCGATTG TGGCTGGTCTCTATTATCTGGCGGAGCTGGCCGAGGAGTACACGACGGCGGCGAGGAAGTGCATCCTCTTTCTGATCAGCTTCACGATCTTCGTCTacatcctgctgctgctgttcgaGGACCTGCCGTGGAGCCTCATCCTCTGCGGCCTGGTGGCGCAGGGCTTCCACCTGGGCATCATGAGTGGATTTCCCTTCGTGCGCCTGCTCTCGCTGCCTCTGCTGGGCTCCCTGGCCATGCTGGTGGTCAATCACTTCCTGGCCTTCAAGCACTTCACCACCGTCTATGTGCCTTTCACGCAG GTGCTGGCTTACTTCACCATCTGCCTGTGGATCGTGCCCTTTGCCCTGTTCGTCTCGCTGAGTGCGAATGACAGTGTCCTGCCCACCACCGTCAGCGACCAGAGCCGGCGCAGTCCGGACGTGGTCAGCAACTACTTCTCGCGCAACAAGAAGCAGGGCCTGCTGTCGCTGTTCCAGTATCTGAAAGAGGCCTTGCTCCCTGGGCGGACCAAGAAGGCCTTCTAG
- the LOC117137124 gene encoding uncharacterized protein LOC117137124, producing the protein MKKSGDFLSLLNNRDLLKTPSGNSIVNFLVKPMSVEMNTADNLITGARRQRMMELFQEDRAWEAAELSRFGLSCIKAPDCYPCCTPFECSKAKF; encoded by the exons ATGAAGAAGTCCGGGGACTT TCTCTCCCTGCTCAACAACCGCGACCTGCTGAAGACTCCGTCCGGCAACTCCATCGTGAACTTCCTGGTGAAACCGATGAGCGTGGAAATGAACACGGCGGACAATCTGATCACGGGTGCCAGGCGCCAGCGAATGATGGAGCTCTTCCAGGAGGACCGCGCCTGGGAGGCCGCCGAGTTGTCCCGCTTCGGACTGAGCTGCATCAAGGCCCCGGACTGCTATCCCTGCTGCACTCCCTTCGAGTGCTCCAAGGCCAAGTTCTAG
- the LOC117135752 gene encoding uncharacterized protein LOC117135752: MCSIVARARMFCAGIVQRRLSMGLNQKLGLAPRKLYSEEKKPPGVFLWGGGLGKLQGGLKEEEYFISLTQTLVGKMPVKKEPGDYLPNWDEFQKTLDHASLGSTSSLNKHKNVLEEAFFLDKTADDIKVLHDRAPEELKSRHTATELELESDPQNTR; the protein is encoded by the exons ATGTGTTCCATAGTCGCACGTGCAAGGATGTTTTGTGCAGGAATAGTGCAGCGTAGACTGAGCATGGGTCTCAATCAAAA ACTCGGCCTGGCGCCCAGGAAGCTCTACTCCGAGGAGAAGAAGCCCCCGGGTGTTTTCCTGTGGGGCGGCGGACTTGGCAAGCTGCAGGGCGGTCtcaaggaggaggagtacTTCATTTCGCTGACCCAGACCCTCGTGGGCAAGATGCCGGTCAAGAAGGAGCCCGGCGACTACCTGCCCAACTGGGACGAGTTCCAGAAGACCCTGGACCACGCCTCGCTGGGCAGCACCTCCTCCTTGAACAAGCACAAGAACGTGCTCGAGGAGGCCTTCTTCCTGGACAAG ACTGCAGACGACATCAAAGTATTGCACGATCGTGCCCCAGAAGAACTCAAATCTCGCCATACTGCCACAGAACTGGAACTCGAATCAGATCCCCAGAACACCAGATAG
- the LOC117135750 gene encoding protein virilizer → MADVDDGSELLFFDTFSHEEVTDINLDLVQFPKPVFITQVRIIPLGARVQADFPGGVRLGATNPSKFDLEFFVNDLGMPAASAFENLGLLRYNQNDCIHLDCSQEKIVTDGLVLRGWYSTITLAIYGIFTNSVTEPIASPTLPCEPVGPEITNLSGEVLLQEDVLKDEWQEPMQAELLTAHKGNVSDYDPEDMEYGMSRDHYHQHAEEQEQREMRRLRRSTHSTDHSPPPPRRSHTHSESNDREYIRCSRDKGSRDWSRSPEYSSHRSRRKRSERSRSVVDEHKWPRTPPASIDSPARPRSPDTMEYEDEDSRSHYKMQSSHYRHSSESLHRGDRDRDDEDRSCTPQEQFEPILSDDEIIGDDEEDDAVDAAAIAEYERELEAAAAAAPPAIDAFEPWQKPLLVFEGDMAAHFSKELETLKLLFKKLVLQTRCENVTAFSEEHGASVDEREQFVYLGEQLNNQLGYLAQHYKRRNFVLQQFFGNDELHLRQAANVLQIALSFQAACMQPQPAFKIRHIKLGARMAELLGSSEELFQHLLKEHKFDTFEAVFLLYHEPYMALSIKLQLLKAVYALLDTRMGIEHFMGAKNNGYQMIIEAIKTAKLTRTKFALQAIIKKLHLWEGLESVQIWCRRLFVDRIIIPGNRDQMEDTVITCQQIEFAFEMLMDALFSSQLSYLQPRRFLPVSKKFEVVTDPTAQRSFGNALQSYLGQNSLAESLLVMLGNCKELPATTYLSMLDLMHTLLRSHVGIDYFVDDAFPVTQTIVAILLGLDEVPRNPEEKEEKPEKTDAEDKAMEVENEAVEAGGEKPTPPTADEGGKPVAAPISVSAPAAAPQVRPRPILRPVLPRLARLGIEMSYKVQTRYHLDAITYAAAAPEYDAVKLATHMHAIYSQTCDPAGRQHTVEVLGLNNNLKIFMDLIKKEQRLQTQRQLSSPGTKYKSPVLSYAVDMVDACVRYCEQLDYLIEHGGVILELAKNHETFEPSVSAVLQEMYVYMKPLEAINVFVYDDIMPLVEVIGRSLDYLTTFPGDLIMALRILRYLSISKPLAAQKAPPVTEELKHRFVALQLYAADGVQLCIQIMERLCAYFEQPGAHAPALMTIQGVHCCQIMLPTLQILRELLSYAILCRDGTYKDLTSIDHLVKVYYLLYYFPTRCQAGPEVEQCKMEVVQTLLAYTQPNEQDEESLHKSLWTLMIREVLKNVDGPAHFIPGLKLLAELLPLPLPMPQPLCDQLQQQHKQRLITERKLWSAHLHPQSGQIAKLVEALAPSSFPQLSELLQRVCMQLSDLAPNMTLLIAKTITELLCNEYQTSNCIPTTNLERLLRFSTRLCAFAPLKSSMLSILSGKFWELFQSLLALNEFNDVVSNCQEAVHRILDSFLDSGISLISHKSTASPVLNLAAALPPKELIPRIIDAVFSNLTSVEVTHGISILAVRNLVILTEHDFTFYHLAQLLKQKITEFQAWMERVILHNETVEYNANIESLILLLRSLTQIEPPPAMSAMPHRTLKLGATELAQLVEFQDIELAKPPVLSRILTVMEKHKAVANEAALSDLKQLILLQASKQEILAGTSTETPPEAEGEANPSASSCSASLTVEPYLPQAEGIVTQYEARPIFTRFCATAENAQLTARYWLDPLPIELIEDMNEPIYERIACDLTDLANVCLNPDLNVAGDNKRVMNLSGSPQSNREMTPTAPCFRTRRVEVEPATGRPEKKMFVSSVRGRGFARPPPSRGDLFRSRPPNTSRPPSLHVDDFLALETCGAQPTGPTGYNKIPSMLRGSRVGRNRGSRISAAAAFRQKKMMRIGSPSSWAESPGSYRSASDSHFSSSDSHYSSPHYSGRPRGRGLRSRPSYLR, encoded by the exons ATGGCCGACGTAGACGACGGTTCCGAGCTGCTGTTCTTCGACACTTTCTCGCATGAGGAAGTTACG GACATCAATTTGGATTTGGTGCAGTTCCCTAAGCCGGTCTTCATCACACAGGTGCGGATCATTCCTCTCGGCGCCCGGGTCCAGGCGGACTTTCCCGGCGGCGTCCGCCTGGGCGCCACCAACCCCTCCAAGTTCGATCTGGAGTTTTTCGTCAACGACCTAGGAATGCCGGCTGCGTCGGCATTCGAGAACCTCGGCCTGCTGCGGTACAACCAGAATGACTGCATTCACTTGGACTGCTCGCAGGAAAAGATCGTCACCGACGGTCTGGTGCTGCGCGGCTGGTACAGCACAATCACATTGGCCATCTACGGCATTTTCACCAACTCGGTGACCGAGCCAATTGCCAGTCCAACGCTGCCCTGCGAGCCCGTAGGCCCGGAAATAACCAACCTGAGTGGCGAGGTGCTCCTCCAAGAGGATGTGCTGAAGGACGAGTGGCAGGAGCCGATGCAGGCCGAACTGCTGACCGCTCACAAGGGAAATGTCAGCGATTACGATCCGGAGGACATGGAGTATGGAATGTCGCGGGATCATTATCACCAGCACgccgaggagcaggagcagcgagAGATGCGACGACTGCGTCGATCCACGCACTCCACGGATCACTCACCGCCACCACCCAGAAGATCGCACACCCATTCGGAAAGCAACGACAGGGAGTATATCAGGTG TTCCCGCGACAAGGGCTCCAGGGATTGGTCGCGTTCACCGGAGTATTCCAGCCATCGGTCACGTCGCAAGCGCTCGGAGAGATCTCGCTCCGTTGTGGACGAGCACAAGTGGCCCAGAACCCCGCCTGCGTCGATAGACTCACCGGCACGTCCGCGTTCGCCAGACACGATGGAGTATGAGGACGAGGACTCGCGTTCCCACTACAAGATGCAGTCATCGCACTACCGGCACTCCTCAGAGTCGCTGCACCGTGGTGATCGGGATCGGGACGATGAGGACCGATCGTGCACGCCGCAAGAGCAATTTGAGCCCATTCTCAGTGACGACGAGATCATcggcgacgacgaggaggacgacgCAGTGGATGCGGCTGCCATTGCGGAGTACGAGCGGGAGTTGgaggctgctgctgccgctgctcctcCGGCCATCGATGCGTTCGAGCCGTGGCAGAAGCCACTGTTGGTCTTTGAAGGGGACATGGCAGCCCACTTCAGCAAGGAGCTGGAAACTCTGAAGCTGCTCTTTAAGAAACTGGTCCTGCAAACCCGCTGCGAAAATGTTACTGCCTTCAGCGAGGAACATGGCGCTAGTGTGGACGAAAGAGAGCAATTTGTGTACTTGGGTGAGCAACTGAACAACCAATTGGGTTACCTAGCCCAGCACTACAAACGGCGGAACTTTGTCCTGCAGCAGTTCTTCGGAAACGATGAGCTACATCTGCGCCAGGCGGCTAACGTGCTGCAGATAGCCCTGAGTTTCCAGGCGGCATGCATGCAGCCACAACCAGCTTTTAAGATTCGCCACATCAAGCTGGGTGCCCGAATGGCTGAACTTCTGGGCAGCAGCGAAGAGCTCTTCCAGCACTTGTTGAAAGAGCACAAATTCGATACCTTTGAGGCGGTGTTCCTGCTGTATCACGAACCGTACATGGCTCTGTCCATTAAGCTTCAGCTCCTCAAAGCCGTCTACGCCCTGCTGGACACCAGGATGGGCATCGAACACTTTATGGGAGCGAAGAACAACGGCTATCAGATGATTATTGAAGCCATCAAGACAGCCAAGCTGACCAGGACGAAGTTCGCACTGCAGGCGATCATAAAGAAGCTGCATTTGTGGGAAGGCCTGGAGAGTGTACAGATCTGGTGCCGTCGTCTCTTCGTGGACCGAATAATCATTCCTGGTAATCGCGACCAAATGGAGGACACAGTAATAACTTGCCAGCAAATAGAGTTTGCCTTCGAGATGCTGATGGATGCACTGTTCTCCAGCCAGTTAAGCTACTTGCAGCCGCGCCGCTTTCTGCCCGTGTCCAAGAAATTCGAGGTGGTTACCGATCCCACGGCGCAGCGAAGCTTCGGAAATGCACTGCAGTCCTACTTGGGACAGAACTCACTGGCGGAATCCCTGCTGGTCATGTTGGGAAACTGCAAGGAGTTGCCGGCCACGACGTATCTAAGCATGCTGGACTTGATGCATACCCTTTTGCGCTCGCATGTCGGCATTGACTACTTCGTGGATGATGCTTTCCCTGTAACGCAGACGATTGTGGCCATACTGCTAGGCCTGGACGAGGTTCCTCGGAACCCAGAGGAAAAGGAGGAGAAGCCAGAGAAGACGGATGCAGAGGACAAGGCAATGGAGGTCGAAAATGAAGCTGTGGAGGCTGGAGGCGAGAAGCCAACTCCACCAACGGCCGACGAGGGGGGGAAGCCAGTTGCCGCTCCGATTTCCGTTtctgctccagctgctgctcctcaaGTGCGACCCAGGCCGATCCTGCGCCCAGTGCTGCCACGCCTGGCCAGGCTGGGTATCGAAATGTCGTACAAGGTGCAGACGCGTTACCACCTGGACGCCATTACTTACGCTGCCGCGGCTCCCGAATACGATGCCGTCAAGTTGGCCACGCATATGCATGCCATTTACTCGCAAACCTGCGATCCCGCTGGACGGCAGCACACCGTGGAGGTGCTGGGCTTGAATAACAATCTCAAGATCTTTATGGATCTGATCAAGAAGGAGCAGCGCCTGCAGACGCAACGGCAGCTGAGTTCGCCGGGCACGAAGTACAAGAGCCCGGTGTTAAGCTATGCCGTGGACATGGTGGACGCCTGCGTCCGCTATTGCGAGCAGTTGGACTACCTTATCGAGCACGGAGGTGTGATCCTGGAGCTGGCCAAGAACCACGAGACCTTCGAGCCCTCGGTGTCGGCCGTCCTGCAGGAGATGTACGTGTACATGAAACCCCTAGAGGCTATCAATGTGTTCGTATACGATGACATAATGCCGCTGGTGGAGGTCATAGGTCGCTCCCTGGACTACCTGACCACTTTTCCCGGAGACCTGATAATGGCCCTGCGGATTTTACGATATCTCTCTATAAGCAAGCCGCTGGCAGCTCAGAAAGCTCCGCCAGTGACCGAGGAGCTCAAGCATAGGTTCGTGGCCCTGCAGCTGTACGCGGCAGATGGGGTCCAGCTTTGCATCCAGATCATGGAGCGACTATGCGCCTACTTCGAGCAGCCGGGTGCGCACGCTCCCGCCCTGATGACCATCCAGGGAGTGCATTGCTGCCAGATCATGCTGCCCACGCTGCAGATCCTCCGAGAGCTGCTTTCCTACGCCATTCTGTGCAGAGACGGCACCTACAAAGACCTGACATCCATCGATCACCTGGTGAAAGTGTACTACCTGCTCTACTACTTTCCCACGCGCTGCCAGGCGGGACCCGAGGTGGAGCAGTGCAAGATGGAGGTGGTCCAGACCCTGCTCGCCTACACCCAGCCGAACGAACAAGACGAGGAGTCGCTGCACAAGTCCCTTTGGACCCTGATGATCAGAGAGGTGCTTAAGAATGTCGATGGTCCCGCGCACTTCATTCCTG GACTGAAACTTTTGGCGGAGTTGCTTCCACTGCCGCTGCCCATGCCCCAGCCGCTATGCGaccagttgcagcagcagcacaagcAGCGTCTGATCACCGAGCGGAAACTGTGGTCCGCCCACTTGCACCCCCAGAGCGGACAGATCGCCAAGCTGGTGGAGGCACTGGCTCCGTCCAGTTTTCCGCAGCTGTCCGAACTACTGCAGCGAGTGTGCATGCAACTGTCCGACCTGGCGCCCAACATGACGCTGCTGATCGCCAAGACGATCACGGAACTGCTGTGCAATGAGTACCAGACATCCAACTGCATTCCGACCACCAACCTGGAACGGCTGCTTCGTTTCTCCACCCGCTTGTGCGCTTTTGCCCCTTTGAAGAGCTCCATGCTGTCCATACTCTCCGGAAAGTTCTGGGAACTCTTCCAGTCACTGCTGGCACTGAACGAGTTTAACGACGTGGTTTCCAACTGCCAGGAGGCTGTTCACCGCATTCTGGACAGTTTCCTAGACTCGGGCATTTCGCTGATCTCGCACAAGAGCACGGCTTCACCCGTTTTGAATTTGGCTGCCGCACTGCCACCCAAGGAACTCATTCCGCGAATCATCGATGCAGTCTTCAGTAACCTGACAAGCGTGGAGGTCACGCATGGCATATCGATTCTTGCGGTGCGCAATCTGGTCATCCTCACGGAGCACGA CTTCACCTTTTACCATCTGGCGCAGTTGCTGAAACAAAAGATCACCGAGTTCCAGGCGTGGATGGAGCGCGTTATTCTTCACAATGAAACGGTGGAGTACAATGCCAACATCGAATCTctgatcctgctgctgcgCTCTCTGACACAAATAGAACCGCCGCCCGCCATGTCGGCCATGCCACACCGCACTCTGAAACTGGGCGCCACAGAATTGGCCCAGCTGGTTGAGTTCCAGGACATTGAGCTGGCCAAACCACCGGTGCTGAGCCGCATTCTCACCGTCATGGAGAAGCATAAGGCAGTGGCCAACGAGGCGGCGCTGAGCGACCTCAAGCAGCTGATTCTGCTGCAGGCCTCCAAGCAGGAGATTCTCGCCGGAACTAGTACCGAGACGCCACCAGAGGCGGAGGGCGAAGCCAATCCATCAGCCAGCAGCTGCAGTGCGTCTCTGACCGTGGAGCCCTATCTGCCGCAGGCCGAGGGCATTGTCACACAGTACGAGGCGCGTCCGATCTTCACGCGATTCTGTGCCACCGCCGAGAATGCCCAACTTACGGCGCGCTATTGGCTGGACCCGTTGCCCATCGAGCTGATCGAGGACATGAACGAGCCGATCTACGAGCGCATTGCCTGCGATCTCACGGATTTGGCCAACGTGTGCCTTAATCCGGACTTGAATGTGGCTGGCGATAACAAGCGGGTCATGAACTTATCCGGCTCGCCCCAATCCAATCGGGAGATGACGCCCACCGCGCCTTGTTTCCGCACGCGCCGAGTGGAAGTGGAACCCGCGACTGGTCGACCCGAAAAGAAGATGTTTGTGTCGTCAGTAAGGGGTCGTGGTTTTGCTCGGCCACCACCTTCCAGGGGCGATTTGTTCCGCTCCCGGCCGCCCAACACCTCGCGACCGCCATCGCTACACGTGGACGACTTCCTGGCCTTGGAAACGTGTGGCGCCCAGCCCACAGGACCCACCGGCTACAACAAGATACCCTCCATGCTGAGAGGCTCCCGGGTGGGACGCAACCGGGGATCTCGCATCTCGGCAGCAGCTGCCTTTAG GCAAAAGAAGATGATGCGCATTGGTTCCCCTTCCAGCTGGGCAGAGTCTCCCGGATCGTATCGGTCTGCCTCGGACTCCCACTTCAGCAGCAGCGACTCGCACTATTCCTCGCCCCACTACAGTGGACGGCCGCGTGGACGAGGCCTGCGTTCCAGGCCATCTTACCTCAGATAG
- the LOC117136837 gene encoding ribose-5-phosphate isomerase produces MLSGFLRRGVQRARFTFTQQLGEDLLSGAAAALHTQIRKMDDIALDAAKKTAARTAVDQWVTEDTKILGIGSGSTVVYAVQRIAERVWKEGELTDLICVPSSYQARHLILDYNLNLGDLDRNPNIDVAIDGADEVDRHMVLIKGGGGCLLQEKVVASCAKHFIVVADYTKNSIRLGEQWCRGVPIEVAPMAYVPIKLHIEALFGGEASLRMAKVKAGPIVTDNGNFLLDWKFIANREYDWDEVNRAITLIPGVLETGLFVNMAHKCYYGMANGTVKVQNK; encoded by the coding sequence ATGTTATCTGGGTTTTTGCGACGAGGCGTCCAACGAGCACGGTTCACCTTCACCCAGCAACTCGGCGAAGATCTTTTGAGCGGCGCAGCGGCGGCACTCCACACCCAGATACGCAAGATGGATGACATTGCGCTGGACGCGGCCAAGAAGACGGCGGCCCGCACGGCGGTGGACCAGTGGGTGACTGAGGACACGAAGATTCTGGGGATTGGCAGCGGATCGACGGTGGTGTATGCCGTGCAGCGGATCGCGGAGCGCGTGTGGAAGGAGGGCGAGCTGACGGACCTCATATGCGTGCCCTCGTCCTACCAGGCGCGCCATCTGATCCTCGACTACAACCTCAACCTGGGCGATCTGGACAGGAATCCCAACATAGACGTGGCCATCGACGGGGCCGACGAGGTCGACCGCCATATGGTGCTGATCaagggcggcggcggctgcttGCTGCAGGAGAAGGTGGTGGCCTCCTGCGCCAAGCACTTTATCGTGGTGGCCGACTACACCAAGAACTCCATCCGCCTGGGCGAGCAGTGGTGCCGCGGCGTGCCCATCGAGGTGGCGCCCATGGCGTACGTGCCCATCAAGCTGCACATCGAGGCGCTTTTCGGCGGCGAGGCCTCGTTGCGTATGGCCAAGGTGAAGGCGGGGCCCATTGTCACGGACAATGGCAACTTCCTGCTGGACTGGAAGTTCATCGCCAACCGGGAGTACGACTGGGACGAGGTCAACCGCGCCATCACCCTCATCCCGGGCGTCCTGGAGACGGGCCTGTTCGTGAACATGGCCCACAAGTGTTACTACGGCATGGCCAATGGCACGGTCAAGGTCCAGAACAAGTAG